The Chloracidobacterium sp. genome includes a window with the following:
- a CDS encoding acyl carrier protein — translation MAEQSIEEKVKAIIVEELGVDESEVTMEAKFIEDLGADSLDTVELVMRFEEDFGLEIPDEDAEKILSVKDAVNYIQSKLG, via the coding sequence ATGGCGGAGCAATCAATCGAAGAAAAAGTCAAAGCCATTATTGTCGAGGAACTTGGCGTGGACGAGAGCGAAGTGACGATGGAAGCCAAGTTCATTGAAGATTTGGGGGCGGATTCACTTGACACGGTGGAACTCGTCATGCGCTTTGAAGAAGACTTCGGCCTTGAGATTCCCGACGAAGACGCCGAAAAAATCCTGAGCGTCAAGGACGCCGTCAACTACATCCAGTCCAAGCTTGGGTAA
- the fabF gene encoding beta-ketoacyl-ACP synthase II, whose product MKRRVVVTGIGIVSPLGLNAAATWAALLSGTSGVGVITRFDASAFTVRIAAEVRGFDPAAFIEKKEIKKMDPFIQYALAAAQEAMDESGLRITDDNATRVGVHIGSALGGLTIVEREHAKLHREGPHRVSPFFIPAAIINLASGQVSIRFGAKGPNSAPATACASGAHAIGEAFRMIQCGDADAMLCGGAEAAVTPTGIGGFAAMRALSTRNDEPTQASRPFDKRRDGFVIGEGAAILVLEEREQALARGKAPLAEIVGFGQSADAFHLTHPSEVGDGAARAMQQALADAGVTPAEVGYLNAHATGTPAGDAAEAAAIRQVFGEAVSSLAVSATKSMTGHLLGAAGALEAAITVLALRDGRIPPTLNLDEPDVDFDCVPHVARDKALNYAMSNAFGFGGTNVSLVFSRAEA is encoded by the coding sequence ATGAAACGGCGTGTCGTCGTGACCGGCATCGGCATCGTCAGCCCGCTTGGGTTGAACGCCGCTGCGACATGGGCGGCGCTTCTGTCTGGGACAAGCGGTGTCGGGGTGATTACGCGCTTTGACGCCTCGGCCTTTACGGTGCGCATTGCCGCTGAGGTGCGCGGTTTCGATCCGGCGGCCTTCATCGAGAAAAAAGAGATCAAAAAAATGGATCCGTTCATCCAATATGCGCTGGCGGCGGCGCAGGAAGCGATGGACGAAAGTGGGCTGCGTATCACGGACGACAACGCGACGCGGGTCGGCGTCCATATTGGGTCGGCGCTGGGCGGCCTCACCATTGTTGAACGTGAGCATGCCAAATTGCACCGCGAAGGGCCACATCGGGTGTCGCCGTTCTTCATTCCGGCGGCGATCATCAACTTGGCGAGCGGGCAGGTCTCGATTCGCTTTGGCGCAAAGGGGCCGAATTCCGCTCCGGCGACTGCCTGCGCTTCCGGGGCGCACGCCATTGGCGAGGCCTTTCGCATGATTCAATGCGGCGACGCCGACGCTATGCTGTGCGGCGGCGCTGAGGCCGCCGTAACCCCGACCGGCATTGGTGGGTTCGCCGCCATGCGGGCGCTTTCAACCCGTAACGATGAACCGACGCAGGCGAGTCGCCCATTCGACAAGCGCCGCGACGGTTTTGTCATAGGCGAGGGGGCGGCGATTCTTGTTCTAGAAGAACGTGAGCAGGCGCTGGCGCGCGGCAAGGCTCCGCTGGCTGAAATTGTCGGGTTTGGACAATCGGCGGATGCCTTTCACCTGACGCATCCAAGTGAGGTTGGGGACGGAGCTGCGCGCGCGATGCAGCAGGCGCTTGCCGATGCAGGGGTCACCCCGGCGGAGGTGGGGTATCTCAACGCCCATGCGACGGGGACGCCTGCTGGAGACGCTGCCGAAGCCGCCGCCATTCGGCAGGTCTTCGGCGAGGCGGTTTCATCTTTGGCGGTGAGCGCCACAAAGTCAATGACCGGCCATCTACTGGGTGCGGCGGGTGCACTAGAAGCCGCGATCACCGTCCTTGCGTTGCGGGACGGACGCATCCCACCTACCCTAAATCTTGACGAGCCGGATGTGGACTTTGACTGTGTGCCGCACGTCGCCCGCGACAAGGCGCTGAACTACGCGATGAGCAACGCCTTTGGCTTTGGTGGAACCAACGTCTCCCTGGTTTTTAGTCGCGCCGAAGCGTGA
- a CDS encoding NAD(P)-dependent alcohol dehydrogenase, which produces MKCVEIAEKFGIEHLTVKERPHPELGYGEVLVRVRAASLNFRDLMTVTGVYNPKQPLPLIPLSDGVGEIVAVGDGVTRVAVGDRVAGIFAQGWIAGEPSIEKIRGTTLGGPLDGMLAEYRALSQEGVVKVPDYLNDEEAATLPCAALTAWSALITHGQLKPGDTVLVQGTGGVSIFALQFAKAAGARVIITSGSDEKLERAKALGADEIINYKQAPDWDKAVREMTGGRGVDHVVEVGGIGTLAKAIRSVRFGGQISLIGVLSGRTGEVDIAPILMQNIRVQGIIVGSREMFEAMNRALEQNRIRPVVDKIFPLEETQQAFQLMAQGGHFGKICIRLD; this is translated from the coding sequence GTGAAGTGTGTCGAAATTGCCGAAAAGTTCGGCATTGAGCATTTGACTGTGAAGGAACGACCGCACCCAGAGTTAGGGTATGGCGAGGTCTTGGTGCGAGTACGGGCGGCTTCGCTCAACTTCCGTGACCTAATGACGGTGACGGGCGTTTACAACCCAAAGCAACCGCTGCCGTTGATACCACTTTCGGATGGCGTTGGGGAAATCGTTGCCGTTGGCGACGGCGTGACGCGGGTGGCGGTCGGGGACCGCGTCGCTGGCATTTTTGCGCAGGGATGGATTGCTGGTGAACCGTCTATTGAGAAAATACGGGGAACAACGCTAGGCGGGCCGTTAGACGGCATGTTGGCGGAGTATCGAGCGCTGTCGCAGGAGGGCGTGGTCAAAGTTCCTGACTACCTCAATGACGAAGAGGCGGCGACACTGCCTTGCGCGGCACTGACGGCTTGGAGCGCGCTGATAACGCATGGTCAGCTTAAGCCAGGCGACACGGTACTGGTACAGGGAACAGGTGGTGTGTCCATCTTCGCGCTTCAGTTTGCCAAGGCCGCTGGGGCGCGCGTCATCATCACGTCCGGCAGCGACGAAAAGCTGGAACGCGCCAAGGCGCTTGGCGCGGACGAGATTATCAACTACAAACAAGCGCCGGACTGGGACAAAGCCGTTCGCGAAATGACCGGCGGGCGTGGTGTGGATCACGTCGTTGAGGTCGGCGGCATTGGGACGCTTGCCAAGGCGATTCGGTCAGTGCGGTTTGGTGGACAGATCAGTTTGATCGGCGTGCTGTCGGGACGCACCGGTGAAGTGGATATTGCGCCAATTCTGATGCAAAACATTCGTGTTCAGGGGATCATCGTCGGTTCACGGGAAATGTTTGAAGCGATGAACCGCGCGCTAGAGCAGAACCGCATCCGCCCGGTTGTAGACAAAATCTTCCCGCTTGAGGAGACGCAGCAGGCGTTTCAGCTGATGGCTCAGGGTGGACACTTCGGTAAAATCTGCATTCGGCTCGACTGA
- a CDS encoding YbaB/EbfC family nucleoid-associated protein — MKLPGLDRLPGFERAMEQMRQKQEEIKRALESARCEGSAGGGMVRITVNGLKQVISVKLDAEALADKEMLEALIAAAFNEAVRRADEVTEQHMQQQMSSLLGNLKIPGTS, encoded by the coding sequence ATGAAGTTACCCGGTTTGGATCGCCTGCCCGGTTTTGAGCGGGCGATGGAGCAAATGCGGCAAAAACAAGAGGAAATCAAGCGAGCCTTGGAAAGCGCACGCTGTGAAGGTTCCGCCGGCGGCGGGATGGTGCGCATCACAGTCAACGGCCTCAAACAGGTCATCTCGGTCAAACTCGACGCCGAAGCCCTGGCCGACAAGGAAATGCTTGAAGCCCTCATCGCCGCCGCCTTCAATGAAGCTGTTCGTCGCGCCGATGAAGTCACTGAACAGCACATGCAGCAGCAAATGTCGTCCCTGTTGGGCAATCTAAAAATCCCCGGCACGTCCTAG
- the recR gene encoding recombination mediator RecR encodes MAEFAEPIARLIDEFKRLPGIGHKSAQRLAFHILRSAPEDAARLAAAITEVKTRITFCSVCHNLTDIDHDPCAYCTSPARDRRLLCVVEEPHNVFAIERTGEFKGLYHVLHGALSPLRGVGPDELRIRSLLERLRTLDITEVILATNPTTEGEATANYIGRLLKPIGVRTTRLAMGLPVGGDLEYADEVTLHKALAYRREL; translated from the coding sequence ATGGCGGAGTTTGCCGAACCCATCGCGCGGCTCATTGATGAGTTCAAACGGCTACCGGGCATCGGTCACAAGTCGGCCCAACGGCTGGCGTTTCACATCCTGCGGAGCGCACCCGAAGACGCCGCGCGCCTTGCCGCCGCGATTACCGAAGTCAAGACGCGCATCACGTTTTGTTCGGTCTGCCACAACCTGACCGATATTGATCACGACCCTTGCGCCTACTGCACCAGTCCGGCCCGCGACCGGCGACTTCTGTGCGTCGTCGAAGAACCGCACAACGTCTTCGCTATTGAACGCACCGGCGAATTCAAGGGGCTGTATCACGTTCTGCACGGCGCATTGTCGCCGCTGCGCGGCGTCGGCCCCGACGAGCTGCGCATTCGCTCTCTGTTGGAGCGGCTACGGACGCTGGACATTACGGAAGTCATCTTGGCGACCAATCCAACGACGGAAGGCGAGGCGACGGCGAACTACATCGGGCGCTTGCTCAAACCCATCGGCGTACGCACAACGCGCTTGGCGATGGGGCTGCCGGTCGGCGGCGACTTGGAGTACGCCGACGAAGTAACGCTGCATAAAGCTTTGGCCTACCGACGCGAACTGTAG